One window from the genome of Hydractinia symbiolongicarpus strain clone_291-10 chromosome 1, HSymV2.1, whole genome shotgun sequence encodes:
- the LOC130644449 gene encoding interleukin enhancer-binding factor 3-like yields MRDMCQRVAAFKPLNNWAVELLCEKALASSFQPLGPGEAFRRVLETIASGILLPGGRGLLDPCEKEKFDASGCLTVQEREDVTAAAQQALRLQAFRQLHKILGVEPLKPMSKLKRPADSSPGEEGENKVAKKD; encoded by the exons ATGCGGGACATGTGCCAACGCGTTGCTGCATTCAAGCCATTGAACAATTGGGCAGTAGAACTTTTATGTGAAAAAGCCTTGGCTAGCAGCTTTCAACCACTTGGTCCTGGTGAAGCCTTTCGACGGGTATTGGAGACGATTGCCTCTGGAATTCTTTTACCAG GTGGGCGAGGGTTATTGGATCCATGCGAGAAAGAAAAGTTTGACGCAAGCGGTTGTCTGACTGTGCAAGAAAGGGAAGATGTCACGGCGGCCGCACAG CAAGCCCTTCGCCTGCAAGCTTTCAGGCAGCTTCACAAGATTCTTGGTGTGGAACCGTTAAAACCGATGTCGAAGCTAAAGCGTCCGGCTGACTCTTCGCCAGGCGAAGAAGGTGAAAATAAAGTGGCGAAGAAAGATTAA
- the LOC130644360 gene encoding zinc finger RNA-binding protein-like isoform X3 has product MANYGYGYGNYTSQPQQYSTGTYVSQNASYGYSAQQPAASRVVQGYQPAGNTGYSAGYAQQPQVQSAGSGGYGYFQRASDQNTAYVATQKSQAYGYANTAAVKPSYVGGTTVYQKPQTYVAAAPASSTFTGYTVQRSNTGGPSYNNTSSYQKPKPTSTAQKGPSSSHQNAYEKVVYNAATSFLTQQAQSSKPPWQKNEKPTFKLQNQKSGWPQRSSGPPKPQQLHYCDVCKISCAGPQTYKEHLEGQKHKKKAASSTSDIKNLPPGTYKCELCDVICTGKDAFSAHVKGASHMKTLKLHQKLGKPIPDIKVPEDATPAAKKVVKTTAPKINFVGGTKLTSTGGEEKIETSEESQNEIPVEGEPVGETYVEDIKSDVGKIIGFKCTLCDCRFNDLVARNAHIKGRRHRLNYKKKVDPKLVVDMKASRSGTGRMIRSGSLEDRSKNTRQEMVWKQRQQQQMRWEQELRLREEELRRWEHEEFMRRASEDRYWTRPDRHRMHELEYYEWERKEKFNDSQNMFGPPQGPPPPTPDDRLIMSKHAEIYPTEVELKQVQNIVATAEKALKLVSDALEEEGNKTGDSAVKIESIEKKIEPLIKDKDSSTRLLKGVMRVGALAKGLLLRRQLNVDLVVLCAERPTYTLLKNVARLVPEKLKIAGPDEKYNMSVSTAECALLISSTTEPKCQIKVVLTSPTIREEEEAASKDGSKPPEAAAKTELVKQGIFFVLVLCLKGIFKSLLK; this is encoded by the exons ATGGCAAATTATGGATATGGCTATGGAAATTATACTTCGCAACCGCAGCAATACTCAACTGGAACTTATGTGTCACAAAATGCCTCCTATGGATATTCTGCGCAGCAACCTGCAGCCTCAAGAGTAGTTCAGGGTTATCAACCCGCAGGCAATACAGGATATAGTGCAGGATATGCCCAACAACCTCAAGTTCAATCAGCAGGAAGTGGTGGTTATGGGTATTTTCAAAGAGCCTCTGATCAAAACACTGCATATGTTGCCACACAAAAATCACAAG CATATGGTTATGCAAATACTGCTGCTGTAAAGCCATCCTATGTAGGTGGAACGACAGTCTACCAAAAACCACAAACATATGTTGCAGCAGCTCCAGCAAGCTCAACATTTACTGGCTACACAGTTCAGAGATCTAACACAGGAGGACCTTCGTATAACAACACCTCATCATATCAAAAGCCAAAA CCTACTTCAACTGCTCAAAAGGGACCAAGTAGTTCTCACCAAAATGCTTATGAAAAAGTGGTTTACAATGCAGCCACTTCATTTTTAACACAACAAGCTCAGTCGTCAAAGCCTCCATGGCAGAAAAATGAGAAACCAACATTTAAATTGCAGAATCAGAAATCGGGTTGGCCTCAACGATCGAGTGGTCCCCCAAAGCCACAGCAACTCCACTACTGTGATGTTTGCAAAATCAGTTGTGCAGGTCCCCAG ACATACAAAGAGCATTTGGAAGGTCaaaagcataaaaagaaagCAGCATCTTCTACAAGCGATATCAAGAATTTACCACCTGGTACATACAAATGCGAGCTTTGTGATGTCATATGCACTGGGAAGGATGCATTCAGTGCCCATGTAAAGGGAGCAAGTCATATGAAG ACATTGAAATTACATCAGAAACTCGGAAAACCCATTCCGGATATTAAAGTGCCTGAAGATGCAACACCTGCTGCAAAAAAGGTTGTCAAGACAACAGCTccaaaaatcaattttgttgGTGGAACCAAGCTCACATCAACtggtggtgaagaaaaaattgaaacttcagAAGAAAGTCAAAATGAAATACCTGTAGAGGGTGAACCTGTAG gtgAAACTTATGTAGAAGACATTAAAAGTGATGTTGGAAAAATCATAGGCTTTAAGTGTACCTTGTGTGATTGTCGGTTTAACGATTTGGTTGCAAGAAATGCACATATCAAAGGCAGAAGACACAGACTAAACTATAAA aaaaaagtggATCCTAAGCTTGTGGTTGATATGAAGGCAAGTCGTAGTGGAACTGGACGAATGATTAGATCGGGTAGCTTGGAAGACAGGTCAAAAAATACTCGCCAGGAAATGGTGTGGAAACAACGGCAGCAACAACAAATGAGGTGGGAGCAAGAATTGCGGTTACGAGAGGAGGAGTTGAGAAGATGGGAACATGAAGAGTTCATGAGAAGAGCTAGTGAGGATAG GTATTGGACCAGACCAGATCGTCACCGAATGCACGAGCTGGAATATTATGAGTGGGAAAGGAAAGAGAAGTTTAATGACTCACAAAACATGTTTGGACCACCACAAGGG CCTCCTCCTCCCACTCCAGATGATCGACTTATCATGAGTAAACATGCTGAGATATATCCTACTGAAGTAGAGCTGAAACAAGTCCAGAATATTGTTGCAACTGCAGAAAAGGCGTTAAAACTTGTATCTGACGCACTTGAAG aAGAAGGGAACAAGACTGGAGATAgtgcagtaaaaattgaaagcatagagaaaaaaattgagcCCTTGATAAAAGATAAAGATAGTTCTACTCGTTTGTTAAAAGGCGTTATGAGGGTTGGTGCCCTTGCTAAAGGGCTGCTTCTTCGTCGGCAGCTCAATGTTGATTTAGTTGTTTTATGTGCAG agAGACCCACATACactttactaaaaaatgttgCCAGACTTGTTCCAGAGAAATTAAAG ATTGCTGGACCAGATGAAAAATACAATATGTCCGTCAGTACTGCAGAATGTGCCCTTCTTATTTCTTCCACTACTGAGCCTAAATGTCAGATTAAAGTTGTTTTGACGTCCCCAACAATACGGGAGGAGGAAGAAGCAGCCTCTAAAGATGGCAGTAAGCCTCCAGAAGCAGCTGCTAAAACAGAACTAGTAAAAcaaggtattttttttgttttggtccTCTGTTTGAAAGGCATATTTAAAAGTCTTTTGAAATAA
- the LOC130644360 gene encoding zinc finger RNA-binding protein-like isoform X2: MANYGYGYGNYTSQPQQYSTGTYVSQNASYGYSAQQPAASRVVQGYQPAGNTGYSAGYAQQPQVQSAGSGGYGYFQRASDQNTAYVATQKSQAYGYANTAAVKPSYVGGTTVYQKPQTYVAAAPASSTFTGYTVQRSNTGGPSYNNTSSYQKPKYYGSVRPQPRTQQLHYCDVCKISCGGPQTYKEHLEGQKHKKKAASSTSDIKNLPPGTYKCELCDVICTGKDAFSAHVKGASHMKTLKLHQKLGKPIPDIKVPEDATPAAKKVVKTTAPKINFVGGTKLTSTGGEEKIETSEESQNEIPVEGEPVGETYVEDIKSDVGKIIGFKCTLCDCRFNDLVARNAHIKGRRHRLNYKKKVDPKLVVDMKASRSGTGRMIRSGSLEDRSKNTRQEMVWKQRQQQQMRWEQELRLREEELRRWEHEEFMRRASEDRYWTRPDRHRMHELEYYEWERKEKFNDSQNMFGPPQGPPPPTPDDRLIMSKHAEIYPTEVELKQVQNIVATAEKALKLVSDALEEEGNKTGDSAVKIESIEKKIEPLIKDKDSSTRLLKGVMRVGALAKGLLLRRQLNVDLVVLCAERPTYTLLKNVARLVPEKLKIAGPDEKYNMSVSTAECALLISSTTEPKCQIKVVLTSPTIREEEEAASKDGSKPPEAAAKTELVVKQEPVDPKDALDKEKALQALAALRHAKWFQARANHLSSCVITIRIMRDMCQRVAAFKPLNNWAVELLCEKALASSFQPLGPGEAFRRVLETIASGILLPGGRGLLDPCEKEKFDASGYLTVQEREDVTAAAQQALRLQAFRQLHKILGVEPLKPMSKLKRPADSSPGEEGENKVAKKD, from the exons ATGGCAAATTATGGATATGGCTATGGAAATTATACTTCGCAACCGCAGCAATACTCAACTGGAACTTATGTGTCACAAAATGCCTCCTATGGATATTCTGCGCAGCAACCTGCAGCCTCAAGAGTAGTTCAGGGTTATCAACCCGCAGGCAATACAGGATATAGTGCAGGATATGCCCAACAACCTCAAGTTCAATCAGCAGGAAGTGGTGGTTATGGGTATTTTCAAAGAGCCTCTGATCAAAACACTGCATATGTTGCCACACAAAAATCACAAG CATATGGTTATGCAAATACTGCTGCTGTAAAGCCATCCTATGTAGGTGGAACGACAGTCTACCAAAAACCACAAACATATGTTGCAGCAGCTCCAGCAAGCTCAACATTTACTGGCTACACAGTTCAGAGATCTAACACAGGAGGACCTTCGTATAACAACACCTCATCATATCAAAAGCCAAAA TATTATGGGTCGGTGCGTCCACAACCAAGGACCCAGCAACTGCATTATTGTGATGTTTGTAAAATCAGTTGTGGTGGACCTCAG ACATACAAAGAGCATTTGGAAGGTCaaaagcataaaaagaaagCAGCATCTTCTACAAGCGATATCAAGAATTTACCACCTGGTACATACAAATGCGAGCTTTGTGATGTCATATGCACTGGGAAGGATGCATTCAGTGCCCATGTAAAGGGAGCAAGTCATATGAAG ACATTGAAATTACATCAGAAACTCGGAAAACCCATTCCGGATATTAAAGTGCCTGAAGATGCAACACCTGCTGCAAAAAAGGTTGTCAAGACAACAGCTccaaaaatcaattttgttgGTGGAACCAAGCTCACATCAACtggtggtgaagaaaaaattgaaacttcagAAGAAAGTCAAAATGAAATACCTGTAGAGGGTGAACCTGTAG gtgAAACTTATGTAGAAGACATTAAAAGTGATGTTGGAAAAATCATAGGCTTTAAGTGTACCTTGTGTGATTGTCGGTTTAACGATTTGGTTGCAAGAAATGCACATATCAAAGGCAGAAGACACAGACTAAACTATAAA aaaaaagtggATCCTAAGCTTGTGGTTGATATGAAGGCAAGTCGTAGTGGAACTGGACGAATGATTAGATCGGGTAGCTTGGAAGACAGGTCAAAAAATACTCGCCAGGAAATGGTGTGGAAACAACGGCAGCAACAACAAATGAGGTGGGAGCAAGAATTGCGGTTACGAGAGGAGGAGTTGAGAAGATGGGAACATGAAGAGTTCATGAGAAGAGCTAGTGAGGATAG GTATTGGACCAGACCAGATCGTCACCGAATGCACGAGCTGGAATATTATGAGTGGGAAAGGAAAGAGAAGTTTAATGACTCACAAAACATGTTTGGACCACCACAAGGG CCTCCTCCTCCCACTCCAGATGATCGACTTATCATGAGTAAACATGCTGAGATATATCCTACTGAAGTAGAGCTGAAACAAGTCCAGAATATTGTTGCAACTGCAGAAAAGGCGTTAAAACTTGTATCTGACGCACTTGAAG aAGAAGGGAACAAGACTGGAGATAgtgcagtaaaaattgaaagcatagagaaaaaaattgagcCCTTGATAAAAGATAAAGATAGTTCTACTCGTTTGTTAAAAGGCGTTATGAGGGTTGGTGCCCTTGCTAAAGGGCTGCTTCTTCGTCGGCAGCTCAATGTTGATTTAGTTGTTTTATGTGCAG agAGACCCACATACactttactaaaaaatgttgCCAGACTTGTCCCAGAGAAATTAAAG ATTGCTGGACCAGATGAAAAATACAATATGTCCGTCAGTACTGCAGAATGTGCCCTTCTTATTTCTTCCACCACTGAGCCTAAATGTCAGATTAAAGTTGTTTTGACGTCCCCAACAATACGGGAGGAGGAAGAGGCAGCCTCTAAAGATGGCAGTAAGCCTCCAGAAGCAGCTGCTAAAACAGAACTAGTAGTAAAAcaag AGCCGGTTGATCCGAAAGATGCTTTGGACAAAGAGAAAGCTCTCCAAGCTTTAGCTGCCTTGCGGCATGCTAAGTGGTTTCAG GCTCGTGCCAATCACTTATCGTCGTGCGTTATCACGATCCGCATTATGCGGGACATGTGCCAACGCGTTGCTGCATTCAAGCCATTGAACAATTGGGCAGTAGAACTTTTATGTGAAAAAGCCTTGGCTAGCAGCTTTCAACCACTTGGTCCTGGTGAAGCCTTTCGACGGGTATTGGAGACGATTGCCTCTGGAATTCTTTTACCAG GTGGGCGAGGGTTATTGGATCCATGCGAGAAAGAAAAGTTTGACGCGAGCGGTTATCTGACTGTGCAAGAAAGGGAAGATGTCACGGCGGCCGCACAG CAAGCCCTTCGCCTGCAAGCTTTCAGGCAGCTTCACAAGATTCTTGGTGTGGAACCGTTAAAACCGATGTCGAAGCTAAAGCGTCCGGCTGACTCTTCGCCAGGCGAAGAAGGTGAAAATAAAGTGGCGAAGAAAGATTAA
- the LOC130644360 gene encoding zinc finger RNA-binding protein-like isoform X1: MANYGYGYGNYTSQPQQYSTGTYVSQNASYGYSAQQPAASRVVQGYQPAGNTGYSAGYAQQPQVQSAGSGGYGYFQRASDQNTAYVATQKSQAYGYANTAAVKPSYVGGTTVYQKPQTYVAAAPASSTFTGYTVQRSNTGGPSYNNTSSYQKPKPTSTAQKGPSSSHQNAYEKVVYNAATSFLTQQAQSSKPPWQKNEKPTFKLQNQKSGWPQRSSGPPKPQQLHYCDVCKISCAGPQTYKEHLEGQKHKKKAASSTSDIKNLPPGTYKCELCDVICTGKDAFSAHVKGASHMKTLKLHQKLGKPIPDIKVPEDATPAAKKVVKTTAPKINFVGGTKLTSTGGEEKIETSEESQNEIPVEGEPVGETYVEDIKSDVGKIIGFKCTLCDCRFNDLVARNAHIKGRRHRLNYKKKVDPKLVVDMKASRSGTGRMIRSGSLEDRSKNTRQEMVWKQRQQQQMRWEQELRLREEELRRWEHEEFMRRASEDRYWTRPDRHRMHELEYYEWERKEKFNDSQNMFGPPQGPPPPTPDDRLIMSKHAEIYPTEVELKQVQNIVATAEKALKLVSDALEEEGNKTGDSAVKIESIEKKIEPLIKDKDSSTRLLKGVMRVGALAKGLLLRRQLNVDLVVLCAERPTYTLLKNVARLVPEKLKIAGPDEKYNMSVSTAECALLISSTTEPKCQIKVVLTSPTIREEEEAASKDGSKPPEAAAKTELVVKQEPVDPKDALDKEKALQALAALRHAKWFQARANHLSSCVITIRIMRDMCQRVAAFKPLNNWAVELLCEKALASSFQPLGPGEAFRRVLETIASGILLPGGRGLLDPCEKEKFDASGYLTVQEREDVTAAAQQALRLQAFRQLHKILGVEPLKPMSKLKRPADSSPGEEGENKVAKKD; encoded by the exons ATGGCAAATTATGGATATGGCTATGGAAATTATACTTCGCAACCGCAGCAATACTCAACTGGAACTTATGTGTCACAAAATGCCTCCTATGGATATTCTGCGCAGCAACCTGCAGCCTCAAGAGTAGTTCAGGGTTATCAACCCGCAGGCAATACAGGATATAGTGCAGGATATGCCCAACAACCTCAAGTTCAATCAGCAGGAAGTGGTGGTTATGGGTATTTTCAAAGAGCCTCTGATCAAAACACTGCATATGTTGCCACACAAAAATCACAAG CATATGGTTATGCAAATACTGCTGCTGTAAAGCCATCCTATGTAGGTGGAACGACAGTCTACCAAAAACCACAAACATATGTTGCAGCAGCTCCAGCAAGCTCAACATTTACTGGCTACACAGTTCAGAGATCTAACACAGGAGGACCTTCGTATAACAACACCTCATCATATCAAAAGCCAAAA CCTACTTCAACTGCTCAAAAGGGACCAAGTAGTTCTCACCAAAATGCTTATGAAAAAGTGGTTTACAATGCAGCCACTTCATTTTTAACACAACAAGCTCAGTCGTCAAAGCCTCCATGGCAGAAAAATGAGAAACCAACATTTAAATTGCAGAATCAGAAATCGGGTTGGCCTCAACGATCGAGTGGTCCCCCAAAGCCACAGCAACTCCACTACTGTGATGTTTGCAAAATCAGTTGTGCAGGTCCCCAG ACATACAAAGAGCATTTGGAAGGTCaaaagcataaaaagaaagCAGCATCTTCTACAAGCGATATCAAGAATTTACCACCTGGTACATACAAATGCGAGCTTTGTGATGTCATATGCACTGGGAAGGATGCATTCAGTGCCCATGTAAAGGGAGCAAGTCATATGAAG ACATTGAAATTACATCAGAAACTCGGAAAACCCATTCCGGATATTAAAGTGCCTGAAGATGCAACACCTGCTGCAAAAAAGGTTGTCAAGACAACAGCTccaaaaatcaattttgttgGTGGAACCAAGCTCACATCAACtggtggtgaagaaaaaattgaaacttcagAAGAAAGTCAAAATGAAATACCTGTAGAGGGTGAACCTGTAG gtgAAACTTATGTAGAAGACATTAAAAGTGATGTTGGAAAAATCATAGGCTTTAAGTGTACCTTGTGTGATTGTCGGTTTAACGATTTGGTTGCAAGAAATGCACATATCAAAGGCAGAAGACACAGACTAAACTATAAA aaaaaagtggATCCTAAGCTTGTGGTTGATATGAAGGCAAGTCGTAGTGGAACTGGACGAATGATTAGATCGGGTAGCTTGGAAGACAGGTCAAAAAATACTCGCCAGGAAATGGTGTGGAAACAACGGCAGCAACAACAAATGAGGTGGGAGCAAGAATTGCGGTTACGAGAGGAGGAGTTGAGAAGATGGGAACATGAAGAGTTCATGAGAAGAGCTAGTGAGGATAG GTATTGGACCAGACCAGATCGTCACCGAATGCACGAGCTGGAATATTATGAGTGGGAAAGGAAAGAGAAGTTTAATGACTCACAAAACATGTTTGGACCACCACAAGGG CCTCCTCCTCCCACTCCAGATGATCGACTTATCATGAGTAAACATGCTGAGATATATCCTACTGAAGTAGAGCTGAAACAAGTCCAGAATATTGTTGCAACTGCAGAAAAGGCGTTAAAACTTGTATCTGACGCACTTGAAG aAGAAGGGAACAAGACTGGAGATAgtgcagtaaaaattgaaagcatagagaaaaaaattgagcCCTTGATAAAAGATAAAGATAGTTCTACTCGTTTGTTAAAAGGCGTTATGAGGGTTGGTGCCCTTGCTAAAGGGCTGCTTCTTCGTCGGCAGCTCAATGTTGATTTAGTTGTTTTATGTGCAG agAGACCCACATACactttactaaaaaatgttgCCAGACTTGTCCCAGAGAAATTAAAG ATTGCTGGACCAGATGAAAAATACAATATGTCCGTCAGTACTGCAGAATGTGCCCTTCTTATTTCTTCCACCACTGAGCCTAAATGTCAGATTAAAGTTGTTTTGACGTCCCCAACAATACGGGAGGAGGAAGAGGCAGCCTCTAAAGATGGCAGTAAGCCTCCAGAAGCAGCTGCTAAAACAGAACTAGTAGTAAAAcaag AGCCGGTTGATCCGAAAGATGCTTTGGACAAAGAGAAAGCTCTCCAAGCTTTAGCTGCCTTGCGGCATGCTAAGTGGTTTCAG GCTCGTGCCAATCACTTATCGTCGTGCGTTATCACGATCCGCATTATGCGGGACATGTGCCAACGCGTTGCTGCATTCAAGCCATTGAACAATTGGGCAGTAGAACTTTTATGTGAAAAAGCCTTGGCTAGCAGCTTTCAACCACTTGGTCCTGGTGAAGCCTTTCGACGGGTATTGGAGACGATTGCCTCTGGAATTCTTTTACCAG GTGGGCGAGGGTTATTGGATCCATGCGAGAAAGAAAAGTTTGACGCGAGCGGTTATCTGACTGTGCAAGAAAGGGAAGATGTCACGGCGGCCGCACAG CAAGCCCTTCGCCTGCAAGCTTTCAGGCAGCTTCACAAGATTCTTGGTGTGGAACCGTTAAAACCGATGTCGAAGCTAAAGCGTCCGGCTGACTCTTCGCCAGGCGAAGAAGGTGAAAATAAAGTGGCGAAGAAAGATTAA
- the LOC130644486 gene encoding ubiquitin carboxyl-terminal hydrolase 3-like, whose amino-acid sequence MECKHLDKAVDISPTFVRKLIEENRNLWTCAECRSNKSPWMCLKCGMVLCGRYVNGHCKAHGESNEFHFVCIDASLMVFCYQCDDFVINDTETGTVELIRTALQTEIPHQRKRRKRTEEQLLHPETPTKLLKSSSKENMYSNSPKKLKTVGIRNLGNTCFMNAILQSLSNLKHFSCYFKELPAIELNDEKGDNGKIKKYYTRSYQPDDLSLVEELRKILCALWQGATAAISPDALFSVVWKVVPRFRGYQQHDAHEFMHYLLDRVHTELLQTNIFSNGRDTIVSGIFGGQLQSEVTCLKCGTISKKKEPYWDLSLDIPCKSSKKSSAQKLEPKSKVCHLTDCLQRFIEVEELDESEWYTCEKCKKKQPSTKKFWLLQLPNVLCLHLKRFRYSPHGRTKVDTFVRFPITELNMNSYMLKQGQKQHRLSTKAHVYDLAAAVVHHGSGAGSGHYTTYARHEGAWYNFNDSTVSLTSEDSITHCKGYILFYTRQYPDVNIIERIKENVKRAK is encoded by the exons ATGGAATGTAAACACTTAGACAAAGCTGTTGATATATCACCTACCTTTGTAAGAAAGTTAATTGaagaaaatagaaatttatGGACATGTGCAG aatgccGTTCAAATAAAAGTCCATGGATGTGTTTAAAATGTGGTATGGTGTTATGCGGCAG GTATGTGAATGGACATTGCAAAGCACATGGTGAATCCAATGAATTTCATTTTGTATGCATTGATGCTTCACTTATGGTGTTTTG CTATCAATGCGATGATTTTGTCATTAATGATACCGAAACTGGAACAGTGGAGTTAATACGAACTGCACTGCAAACTGAAATCCCACA tcaaagaaaaagaagaaaacgaaCAGAAGAACAGTTACTGCATCCAGAAACTCCTACAAAGTTATTAAAATCTTCATCAAAA GAAAACATGTACAGCAATTCACCCAAAAAATTAAAGACTGTTGGAATTCGGAACCTTGGAAATACATGCTTTATGAATGCTATTTTACAGTCTCTAAG taatcTAAAACACTTCAGCTGCTATTTCAAGGAGCTTCCTGCAATTGAGTTAAACGATGAGAAAGGAGACAAtggaaagattaaaaaatattacactCGTAGCTATCAACCTGACGATCT ATCTTTGGTGGAAGAACTTCGTAAAATTCTTTGCGCTTTATGGCAAGGTGCAACTGCAGCTATATCCCCAGATGCATTATTTTCTGTTGTTTGGAAAGTTGTTCCACGTTTTAG AGGTTACCAACAACATGACGCACATGAATTTATGCATTATCTGTTAGATCGAGTTCATACTGAATTGTTACAAACTAATATTTTTTCGAATGGCCGTGATACAATTGTATCTGGAATATTTGGTGGGCAGCTACAAAGTGAG gTAACCTGTCTAAAATGTGGAACcatttcaaaaaagaaagaacctTATTGGG ATTTATCTCTTGACATTCCATGTAAATCGTCCAAGAAATCGAGTGCTCAAAAATTAGAACCTAAATCCAAAGTTTGTCATCTAACGG attgtttACAACGTTTTATCGAAGTTGAAGAACTTGATGAATCCGAATGGTACACATGTGAgaaatgtaaaaagaagcagCCGTCAACGAAAAAATTCTGGTTATTACAACTGCCTAAC GTATTATGTCTTCATTTAAAACGGTTTCGTTATTCACCTCATGGTCGAACGAAAGTGGACACATTTGTTCGTTTTCCAATCACAGAGTTAAATATGAATAGTTACATGCTAAAACAAGGACAA aAACAACATAGACTATCAACAAAGGCACATGTCTATGACTTAGCAGCTGCTGTCGTTCATCATGGTAGCGG ggCTGGTTCTGGGCATTATACAACCTATGCTAGGCATGAAG GTGCTTGGTATAACTTTAATGATAGTACAGTTTCGTTAACAAGCGAAGACTCAATCACACACTGTAAAGGTTACATCCTCTTCTACACAAGACAGTATCCTGATGTGAACATTATTGAACGTATTAAAGAAAATGTAAAGCGAGCCAAATAA